The DNA window TGCCCAACGGCATCCGCGTCATGGTGCTCGAGAACCATGAACTGCCCTTGGCGAGCGGATCGATTCTGCTGCGCACCGGGGAATTGTTTGACCCGCAGGAGAAATCGGGCCTTGCCGACATCATGAGTACCGTGATGCGAAGCGGAGGCACCAAGAAGAACACTCCGGATCAATTGAATGCCAAGCTCGAAAGCATGGCCGCCAGCGTCGAGGCGTCGGTGAGTGCTGAGTTTGCCCGGGTCGGCTTCAACTGCCTGAAGGAGAATCTGGGCGAGGTGATGAGTCTCTTCAAAGAAGTGACGACAGAACCCGCCTTCCCGCAAGATAAGCTCGACTTGGCCCTCACCCAGGCTCGCAGCGGCATTTCCCGGCGCAATGACGATGCCAACGGGGTGGCTTCCCGCGAGTTTAACAACCTGATTTATGGCGAGAAGACTCCCTATGGAGACAACACCGAGTACGCAACGCTAGCCAATATCAAGCGTGCCGATCTGGTGGCCTTCCATGACCGTTACTTCTTTCCGGCCAATGCGATGATCTCTGTCCAGGGCGATATCGATACCGCGGAAGTCAAAGCAATGTTGACCAAGCTGTTTGCCGACTGGACTGTGCAACGTCCTGCCGTGCCGCCATTCCCCGCCGTCACCAAACAGAAAGCTGCGGGCGTATACATTGCGGACAAGAGCGACAGTGAACAGACCTTCTTCCGCATCGGCCAACTGGGCGGCAAGCTGAGCGACAAAGATTACCCTGTCCTCGATGTGATGGCCGACATTCTGGGCGGTGGATTCTCCAGCCGATTGTTCCAGAAGGTACGAAGCGACGCGAGTCTTGCATATTCGATTGGGAGCGATTGGCGTCCGAGCTACCTGCACGAAGGCACCTTCGTGATTCAGGGCAGCACTAATGCGGAGACAACCGAGGAAGCCATTGCGGCTTCGCTCAAGGAAGTGAAGCGGATGCGGGAAGAGATGGTGGGGCCGGGAGAACTGGAAGCCGCCAAGCAGCGCGTCGCCAATAGCTTTGTGTTCAATTTCGACTCGCCGTCCAAGACCCTGGGGCGCATGATGACCTATCAGTATTACGGCTATCCTGCCGATTTCATCAACCAATACAAGGATGCGGTCCAGAAGGTGACTCCGCAGGAGATTCTGCGGGTGGCGAAGGAATATATCAAGCCAGAAGAGTTCACCATTGTTGCGGTCGGGCAGACAGGCAAGTTTGCCGCCAAGTTGGGCAAGCTCGGCGAAGTGAAGAAGTTGGATTTGACAATTCCCCAGCCCAAGGTGGAGACAGCGAAGGCGGACCAGAAATCACTGGCAGCAGGGAAGGCTGCTCTCGACAAGGTTGCGGCTGCGGTGGGCGGCAAGGCGGCGATTGCGGGAGTCAACGATTATTCCCAGTCCATCAATAGCGAGATCAACATGGGCGGGAACAAAGTGAATGTCAAGCAAGTCAATATGTGGATGAAGCCTGCGGTGTTCCGTCAGGAAAGTGCGTTTCCCTTTGGCAAGGTCATTGCGTTCTTCGATGGGGAAAAGGGTTTCCTCAAGACTCCACAGGGAGAACAGCCGCTGGCCGGTCCCTTTGCGGCTCAGGTCAAGGGGCAGATGCAGCGGGACTATCTTTCTCTTCTGCAGAGCAACGACATGGCGGGCCGTAGCGTCAACCTAGTGAAGGAAGGCGAGTTGGAGATTCAGGATGGGGCGCATCCGGTCATCCATTATTTCTATGATCCGAAGACCATGCTGCCGCTCAAGATTACTTTTGCCGAAGGCGGAGCAAATGTGGAACTGGCCTATGTCGGACTGATGGATGTCTCTGGGCTGAAAATGCCCGCGCAGTTGAAGATTACGCAGAATGGACAGGTTGCCACGACGATGACGGTAACGGAATGGAAGATCAACTCCGGCCTGAGCATGGCCGCCATGAGCGCGAAGGAATGACACGCCGATTCTTCGTTGCTGGCATTGCACCTGCGATCGTGCGGGCCGATACGATCCAGGAACGGGGCCGCAAGTTGATTGAGGAAGCTCAGGCGGCTCTGGGAGGATCGAAATTCCTCAACATGCACGACCGGGTGGAAAAGGGTCGCGCCTACAGTTATTACCGGGAGCGCCTGAGCGGACTGTCTGTCGCCAAGTTTGAGACCTTCTACGACGACAGTCAGCCAGGGATCAAGCAGAGCGACAAGCAGGTCTTTGGGAAGAAAGAAGATTACTACGTCATCTTCGAGGCGGCCGGCAAAGGCTGGGATGTTGGCTTTCGCGGGGCCAAGCCCATGCCGAGTGATGTGGTGAAGCAGTGGCAAGAGGGCGTCCTCCGCAACCCGATGTACATCTTGCGTTGCCGGACAGAAGAGAAGGGCATCATCTTTGAACGGCGGGGGCTGGAGGTCTTTGAGAACCAGCCTGTTGAGATCGTCGATGTCACCGATGCCGACAATCGGGAAGTCGCCATCTATCTGAATGCTTCCACCAAGCTTCCGGTCCGAGGCTATTTCAAGAAGCAGAATCCTGTCGACAAAGGCTGGGATGAACAGGATACGCGGTATGCGAAGTATCGGGAGAGCCAGGGCCAGATGTGGCCTTGGGCGATCACCCGGAGCCGCAATGGAGAACGGAACCTCGAAATGTACTCCGACGAGGTTCGTTTCAATTCCGGATTATCTGCAAATGATTTCAAGATTGGACCGGGTGCCAAGATGGATCCAAAAGCAAAGCCAGTGAAGTAGGGAATTCGTTACGAACATTGAAACTTTCCTTGTCAGCGATAGTCATATCAGAGGCAAATCATGATTGGGAGTGCTATATCAATTATTCCGGCAATTCTCGAACGGACTGTCACGCGTCTGCGAGGGTTATCTGGTGTTTTGTTATTGCAGGGTGTACAGATCGCTTGTTGGCCTGATACGTGTCTGGAATCCGCTCAGGATCGTATGCTTCGTGTTGCTTGCACTGCGGATCACGAAGAGGTTGCCGTTCTGGAACTGAGATTTGCCGCTACAGAGCCAGTTCTGCCTGATGCCGGGGCTGTCGCTGCAAACACCTCCGATATCCTCGCACTCTTGCTGCGTGAAGAAGCGAAGCGAGACCGTCTCGAATCCTTGCTTTGGCGTAGAGCGGGCCACGATCTCCGCGGACCGCTTGTCTCGATTTCAAATCTCGCAGAACTGGTGCAGTTGCGGGGTGGGCAGACTCTGGAACCCAGGCTGATCGAAATGTTTGGCTTGATTCGGCAGCAAGCCTCGGGATTGGATGTCACGGTCACTTCGCTGGTGAAGTACCTCAGCCAATCAACGGCCTGCACTGTGACCACGGAATGGTCCAGCTTCGCCAGTGGGGTCGATTACGCCGTCACTCGCAACGAAGAACTTGTCATCCGGAGCGAGGCGAAGATCGAATGCAGTGCGCTTCCGCTGGTTCGTCTGGAAGAGGGGGATCTCATGCGGGTCGTGAATGAAATCATTCTGAACTGCCTGCAATTTCGGAGTCAGGATGCGCCCCACATTCGAATCTCTTCGCCCTCGCGGCTGGCGAACATGGTGCTTGTTGAGATCCACGATAACTCTGCTCTCTTTGTTCGGAACCAGCCGGATGATTTGTTTGCACCCTTCATTCGAAGCGGCGCGGTTGCCGGTCCAGACAACGGAATGGGCCTCGCCTTGGCGCGCAAAGTGGTGGAGCGTTATGGCGGCGGCATGTCGGCTGTATCGGACGCGGAAGGCTCCACGATTTCACTTAGACTTCCGGCGTGACCCGGCAAGCTGCAGGCGAGTAGTTTTCCCAAAGCCGGCGCGCAACTTCGCCCAACTTCATGAATTCGTCATAGCTGGACGGTTTGCGGAAGTAATAGTTGGCTCCCAGGCTGGCAACCCGGGCCCGGTCTGCTGCGGAGTCTGACGATGTGATCACGATGACGGGCGAGTTTGTACAGTGCTGGCGGAATCGAGCGAGAACCTCCGCTCCTGTCCGTTTGGGCAAATTGAGATCCAGCAACAGAAGATCGGGACAATGAGGTCCCCCCTCGTTCTTCGATTCAAAGGCGTGCAATGCCAGTTCGCCATCGGTGGCTACGCTGATGTCAGCTTGGGGCAAGTGGAGGGAGAGTGCTTCGCGGACAAGGAAAACATCCGCAGGACTATCCTCGACAAGCAAGAGTCTCAGTCGTCCTGAATCAGGCATAATACTGGATTCCATTCTTCTCTCCAACTCGGAGAGCAAGGTGAACATGATGATCTGCGTGGGGCGCCAGGGCGAGAATCACTAGCGGTCCTCCTGGGAGGATACCGGTTTGTCCCGGTATTCTCTGAGGAGTTGAAGAATCTCTTTGCCGATTTCCATATACTCTTGGAGCCTTGCGGGCTTGGAGAGAAAACGGGTGGCTCCGGCGGCAATAGCAGCCTTCCGGTCCGAAGGGGAGATTGCGGAGGTAAACACCAGGATCGGAGCATTGGCACAGCGAGGGCTTTTTCGGATCTCTTCAATCAATTCGGCACTTCCGTGATCGGGGAGTGTCCAGTCCAGGATGATCAGATCTGGTCCTGGCAGCGTATTCTCTTGGCAGGCCAATTTCGCATAGTTCAGAAACTGCCTTCCATTGTTCATCCAATGGGTCTTGCAAGGCACGTTGTGGAAACGCAGCGTTTCTTCAAGCAGCATCCTGTCCGCTGGATTGTCCTCGGTGACTACGATTTCAAATTGTATCTTGTCCATGGTTTCCATCTGAGGTTCGGAGTGTGAAGTAAAACGTGCAACCCTGGTCCCGGCCAGCGCTTTCGAGCCAGATTGCCCCGCCAAGACGCTCGACAATCCGGCGGCAGGTGGTCAGCCCAATTCCAGAGCCTCCGGCGTCAGATTCCTGAAGGCGGCTAAATGGCGCAAAGATCCGGTTGTGGAACTGTGGCTCGACCCCAATTCCATTGTCCGTGATCAAGCAGCAGACAAAATTCCCCCTGGTGCACTCGACCCCGATATGAATCTTGAGAGGGCGCTCTGCCCCTCGGTATTTAATCGCGTTGCTGAGCAGGTTCTGGAATAGCTGCGTTAACAAGACTTCATTGCCAATGACCAGGGGCAGCTCTTCGCAGGTGATTTCCGCCTTTGTTTCGGCAATGGCAAGGCCAAGGTTTTCCAGTGCAGCTTGCAGCACCACCTTCAGGTCGATGATGCAGTCGTTGCTTTCGGAGTGCGCGACGCTGGCAAACGAGAGCAAGCCACGAATCAAATTTCCCATACGTTCCACGCCACTTTGGATGTGATAGAGGTACTGCGCGGCGCGATCGTCGAGCTGGCCTTGATAGTCGCGTTTCAACAGATCGGTAAAGCAATGAATCGTGCGCAATGGCTCCTGCAGATCGTGACTGGCGGAATAGGAGAATCGCATCAGGTCGTCGTTGGACCGTAACAGTGCTTCGTTTGCCCGGGACAAGGCTTCATTGGATTGGTGGAGCGATTCGTTGAGCTGGTGAAGCCGTCTTTCGGCAGTCCGCATGCGGAGCAGGGCATTGACCGTAGCCAAAAGGACTTCAGCATCCACCGGCTCCATGAGATAGCCATCTGCGCCATTGGTCAGACCGGCGGCGCGTTGACTGGGCGACACAGCAGAAGCGGATATCTGGAGGATGACGGTGTCGGCGGTCTCGGGGGCATTCCTGATCTTGCGGCAAATTTCAAGACTGCTGATGTCCGGAAGATCGACGTCAAGAAGCACCATCGCCGGATGGAGTTCACGGATCTTGGCCAAGGCCTCTAAGCCGGTGGGGGCCTCTTGCGTGCAGTATCCCCCCTCCTCTAAGACACGCGTACGTGCATCCCGGTTGGCCTTCTGATCATCGACAACCAATAAGAGAATGGGCTCGCTCATGAACCTCTCTCGCACTCCAGTCCAGCAGATGCAACATGGAGTAGGGCAGAGGCGTATCGGGATGTGACTGGTGGAGCTGGGAAGACAATGCGTGGAACTCCTATCTGGTTCTGTTCCCGGGGGACTCGAACAGCATCGAGGCAGGTGCCAGACCGGAACGGACTCAAAGGCACAATGCTCATCACCTGCATTTTAACGCCCCCTGACTGCCAGCGCACATTTGTATCTCAGACCCGCAACCTCCAACTGATAGATCATCGGTACTGAAACTGGCTTCGAGAATCTGGAACTACACCCCACTCTATGACTTTTATTCCGTGCGGATGGTTCCTTCGGAGAAAGAAAATACTGCTCCTGAAAAGGCCGCAGCCATGGAATCGTCCCAATCGGAAGGATACGGAAGCTCTGCATAGACCGGCATTGGGCGCGGCAGTGATTCGAGCCGGGTTCGTTCTTCCCGGCTTTTCTGCGGATCCGCTGTGGTCCAGGAAACGAGGCATGTGGCTGCGAGTCCCTGCGCTTCCTGGAAGCTGAGGCTGCTGCGATCGCCGGTGTAGCGGATTGTGGCCGCAGTTTTCAGGCACAGCGGGCTCGGAACGGCCTCATGAATCAAACGCAGGATGCCGTACTGTACGCTTCTCCGCCAGAGAAGTAAGGTGTTGACGCTGGGATGAGGATGCTCGGTGGGTTCTTCCATGTTCTCCCGCGCGACTTGCTCCAGCACTAAGCCGGTTGCCCCATAGCCGTACATACAAGCAGCACAGAAGCAGATGGACGGATAGAAATCCGGACTGCCGGAGAAGCCGAGACCTGCCATCTCAAGGCTGGCCCAGGGAAAGAAGGCGCTGATGGTTTGGCATTCGGCCAGCCAGAGCTCTTGCACCTGAGGTTGTGAGGGGCAGAGATGTTGGGGGAAGCGATGACCGAGAGCATCCTGACGGCAGAGATCTTCGGCACCCTGCAGCTCGTGCAGCGGGATGGTGGCGTGCACCGCAACGTTGTACTTCGTCGCTTCCGACAGAAAGGAGAGGAGCGGTGGCCCTAGATCGGAGGATGCAAGCTTCAGATGTACAGCGTTGCAGGAGTGGATGGGGAGCTCGTCAAACAGGTTGGGGCGCAGGTCCGCGCGCGAGATTCGGATGGATCGAAGCATGGAGGAAGCTATGACTTCACGATCCCACGATAAGGGACCCGAATCGGCATCGGGCCTGTCCAGGATTTCGGGTGCTTCCTCCCGAGCGAGGAATAGATGGCATTGACAAGCAGGCGCTGGAAGGGTTCGAGCGCGAAGTCTCCCGGATGTCCGAGCGAGGTATAGAACGCGTTGGCGCCGAAAGCGTTGCGCCAGGTCCAGGCGACAGGATTGCGGATGGAGGGTTTGTTCGGGTTGATGGCATCTCCCCAAAGCAGAACTTGCGCCTCATCGGGAGGATACTTCGGAGCAACCTTGTAGAGCCAGGAAGGGGCGGTGAACTCGGCTGGCAGGTCACGCAGAATGGGGTGGCGTTTGTATTTGGGGTTGAGGCTCACTCTGGTTGTCGATTGGTGGCCGTAGTGAGTGTGGCCGTCGACCTCCCAACCTGGTGGCGCGCCGAAAACATCAGAAGCCCAGCGGTTCCACATCGACAACTCTTCGGTTGCCGCATAGTGGAACGCGTGGGAACTCGTGCGCAAACCGATGATGGGCTTGTGGGAATGAATATAACGATCGATATAGACGAGCTGCGACTGTGGAAGTTGACGCCAGCGAAGGAAGAAAATGGCGAGGCTGGCAGAATCGAGCGCTTCGAGCCCTGGAATATTTGTTTCCGCGTTCTGATCGGGAGAACTCCGCAGGATCTGGCAATCGAGGCCATAACGAGCGGTGAGTTCCTTGGCAAAGAGCGGCAGCGTGATCTCTCCGGAATACTCGTGATCTCCACAAACAAAAACAATCTTCGGCGCCGGATGGGCCGCAGAAACAAAGAGCGGGGACAGTAGAAACTGTCCCCGCGTCCATGTGGAGAAAGGATGCATTAGCGCCCTTCGGAGCTAGGTGGAACCAGGTGGTTCAAGCGCATGAGCGTCACAAGGTTGCCGTAATGTTCGTTGGTATGCGAGATGTTGCCAAAGAGTAACTGCGCGGCAACCACCTCACGGGTGCCCATCTTCTTGGTTTCGGCGAGCACCTTGTCGGTGGTCATCGACCAGGCCTTCGTGCATTCGGCATTGGCGCCCTTCCAGGCGGCGATCAGACTTTCCTTGGTGATCGTGCCCTTCTCAAAGGAGGCTGGCTTGGTGCCGCCGCTGACCGGAGTGCAGTAGGAGTAGTTCGCATCGGCAATGTGGGCGACGAACTGGCCAAAGGTGCGGGTGTCATCGGTGGCGCGGAAGCTGAACTTGTCTTCCGGCATCTTTTCGATGGACTTGGTGATATTGTTGGCCAGCTGGGTGTACATGCGTGCGCCAGCAGCCGCGATCGGATTTTCCTTCGCATCCGGCATGGACTGGGCGGACACGGCCAGTGCGAGCGCGAAAACGGAGAAGAGTGATTTCTTCATAGATTCAAATTACCTCGGAGCTGATTATATCTTCAGGCCATAGAAGCGCGCGGCGGTCGATCCCAGGATCTTCGCCCGCTCGTTGGCGTCCTGAGGGCCAAGGGCCTGGGTGAAGGCGGCGAGCACTTCCTTCCAGGTTCCGGCCAGAGTGCAAACCGGCCAATCGGAGCCAAACATCAGGCGGTCAAAGCCGAACAGCTTCAGCACATGTTGGACATAAGGAGTGAGTTGCTCGGCTTTCCAGGATTTGGGCTCGGCTTCCGTGATCATTCCTGACACCTTGCAAAAGAGCTTCGGATGTTTGGCGATCCGTTCCATATCCTGTGCCCAGCCATCGAAGACTGCTTCCTTGATGTAAGGCTTCGCGATATGGTCCACCACCATCGGCAGATCGGGCAGCTTCTCAATCAGGGCAGGAATATAGGGCAGATGAGAGGGACGGAGTAACAGGTCGTAGGGGACTTTGCGCGATTCGAGCTCCTTCAATCCCCGGATGACGGCGGGTTGCAGCATCCACTGGACATCCGGTTCGTCGTGGACCAGATGACGGACGCCGACAAATTTCGGATGCTTCTGGAGCTGGTCGAGCACTTTCCCGACATTCGGATCCTGCAGGTCCACCCAGGCCACAATGCCGAGAATCGACTTGTGCTGATTCGCCAGATTCAGCAACCAGGTTGCCTCCTCGGGCACTTGGGCCGCCTGGACAACAACGCTACCATCAAAGTTGTTCTGTGTGAGTGTCGGTTCGAGGTCTGCGGGCAGATAATTGCGTCGCAATGGGTTCGGAGCCGGCGGCATCCACGGGTAGGAAATGAGGTCGGGGTTCCAATAATGTTGGTGAGAATCAATTCGCATCGTACGCCCGCGATTCTATCAAGGCGCGCTACGCTGCTGGCGGGACTTGGTTTCTTCGGTTGTGGCCGGGAGGGGACGCACCAGCGTGTGGACCCGGCGCTCGGGCCGCTGATTCCTTCCGACACGACAACGCTGGTGGGTATCCGGCTCGATCATCTGCGTAAAACTCCAGCCTGGAAACAGCTCTTTCCGGACAATGCTCCCTCGGTGCTCGATGGCTTAGCGAAGAAGTCGGGCATCGATGTGAAGGAGACTGTTCATGAAGTCCTGTATTGTCTGGGTGGCCGCCATCGTTGTGGGCTGATTCGCGGCAAGTTTGTCGATGAAGGGCCAAACAATTCCGGAATGGAGCCGCAGCTCAAGATGGAAGGCGCGCAGAAGTTTCCCTACAAAGGCTTCACGCTCATTGGCAAGGAAGAGTTTGCAGCCACCTTCTTCAATTCGAGTGTTGTCGCTCTCGGGAACGCGGCGGCGATCCGGGCGATCATCGATAACAATGAACGGAAGAACGCCGTGCCGCAAGCGCTATTGAACATGGTGCAGGCGCTGCCTGTCGCCGCCAATGTCTACGCGGTGTCCACCAGTCCGTCGATTCCTGAAGGTGGGGTGGGCGGCGTACGCAGCTTGCCGCTCACCTTGAAGAGTGCCTGGGCCTATGCCGATCTGACCACCACCGCATCGATCCGCGCAGAGGGTGAAGGCACGACGGCAGAGGATGCGAAGAAGCTGGTTGATGCCTTCAAGGCCCTCACCAGTCTGCTGCGTATGACTCTCAAGCCCGCACAGAAGCAAATGCTGACCGTCCTCGATTCCCTGCAAGTGGTTCAGGACAACGCGAAGGTCAAGCTGCAGGCAGATCTGCCACTTGAAACCGTTCTCGACCTGCTGAAGGGAATTGATCTGAGCGACAAGCTTCGCGCATAATTGCGCCATGCGCGCAATCCTGCTTGGACTGAGTTTTGCCTTTTGCTCCTGGGCCGCGACGGGTTTGGGGCCAGACACGCTGTGGGACTGGCGGAATGTCGCCGCGCCTAAAATCAGTCCCGATGGCTCGAAGATCGTTTACCAGATCGAATGGGCAGATCGGATGACGGATGCCTTCCATTCGAATCTCTGGATGGTTCATGCGGACGGCAGCGGCAACCGGCCTCTGACACAAGGCAAGCAACGCGACACCGGCGTGGTCTGGTCGCCGGATGGCAAACGCATCGCCTATCTCTCGACGAAATCAGGCCGCCCTCAAATTGTTGTGCGCTGGATGGAGAATGGCGACGAGGCGCAGATCACGAATCTGGAGACCGCGCCCTCCGATCTTTCCTGGTCGCCGGACAGCCAGTGGATCGCTTACTTTTCGCGAGTGCCGGTGAAGGCAAAGTGGAGTGTCAAATCTACTCCTCCCCCTCCGGGCGCCACCTGGACAGCCGGACCGAGTGTGGTGACGAAACTGAAGTGGCGGCAGGACGGCATCGCAGGTGCGGGACTCGTGCCGGAAAGTGTCGGTCATCTTTTTGTGATCGCCGCTGATGGTGGCGCGGCCCGCCAGGTGACGAGCGGAGACTACCAACACAGCGGACCAGCCTCCTGGACGCCAGACGGCAAGACCGTCGTCCTCAGTGCGGCTCGTCGCGAGGATGCCGATGCGGTGCTCTATCCGGAGGACCTCTATGCGATCGATATCGCCACCGGCAACGCGCGTGTCCTGGTGCAACGCAACGGACCAGAAATCAGTGCCGTTGTTTCGCCGGACGGCAAGTGGATTGCCTTTCTTGGTTTTGAAGACCGCGGCAATAGCCACCATTCCAACCGGCTCTGGGTGGTGGGCATCGACGGCAAGGGGCTCCAACTTCTGGGCGCGAGCCTCGAGCGTGATTCCGTCTCGCCGGTCTGGAAGCCGGATTCGAGCGGCGTGTATGCGGTGGTCGAAAGCAGTGGAGAGTCGCATCTGTACCTCGCCGCGCTCAAGGGCGGCATCGAGAAGCTGACCAGCGGGACGCAGCGCTTCAGCACCGGCTACGCGGTGGCTGATCGCTTCTCCATCGCAAAGAACGGAACCGTGGCGATCACCAGTTCCGGTCCGCTCGAGCCCAAGGATGTCTATGCGATTGTGCGTGGCGCGGCGCCGCTGCGGCTCACCCAAGTGAACGAGGGCCTGATGGCGGGGCACTCGATTGGGAAGACAGAAGCGCTGCACTGGAAGAGTTTCGATGGCCAGCCGATCCAAGGCTGGGTGATCTACCCCCCAGACTTTGATGCAGGTAAGAAATACCCGCTCATTCTCGATATCCATGGCGGTCCCCATGCGATGTATGGCGTTGAGTTCCAGCACCAGATGCAGATGTTCGCCTCGCGTGGCTTTGTCGTGTTGTATGCGAATCCGCGCGGCTCTACCGGCTACGGAGAAGTCTTCGGCAATGTGATTCACGCGAAGTATCCGGGCGACGATTATCAGGACCTGATGCTCGGCGTCGACGCCATCGTCGCCAAAGGATCGATCGATCCGAAGCGCCTCTATGTCACCGGCGGCTCGGGCGGCGGTCTATTGACGGCCTGGATCGTGACCAAGACCGATCGCTTTGCCGCGGCTGTCAGTCAATACCCGGTGTCGAACTGGTTCACGCAGACAGGCAGCGCCGACATCGGCTTACTGATGACGCGCTGGATGAAGGCGATGCCCTGGGCAAACCCGCAGCAGTACATCGAGCGCAGTCCGGTGTTTTTTGCCGACAAGATCAAGACGCCCACCATGGTGTTAACTGGCGAGGAGGATTGGCGCACGCCGATTGCGCAGAGCGAGGAGCTTTACTTTGCGATGAAGGTGCGTGGTGTCGATACGGTGCTGGTTCGTTTCCCGAAAGAGCCGCACGGGATTCGTGGAGCCTTCCCGTCCCATCGCATCCTGAAGGTGGAACATATTCTCGGCTGGTTTGAGAGGCACTCGCCGTAATGTCTAGGTGGTGGTCGGCCGGATGGAGAACCGGGAAGCGGAGTTTGCAAAGATGGCGATCACCAGAATGCTCGCTGACGATTCTCGCAGAATCGCCAGTACAATCGGCACAGATGACAGCGCTTGCGGCTCCCCCGCTAACGCTTGAGCACGAGTTCGTCGAGGGGCAGCCGCTCCTGCCAGTGTTCCCGTTCCAGCAGTGGTTGCTCG is part of the Bryobacter aggregatus MPL3 genome and encodes:
- a CDS encoding M16 family metallopeptidase; protein product: MKKLAISTLMLASLMSAQVLPYYKTLKMPPLKQVQLPKVEQFTLPNGIRVMVLENHELPLASGSILLRTGELFDPQEKSGLADIMSTVMRSGGTKKNTPDQLNAKLESMAASVEASVSAEFARVGFNCLKENLGEVMSLFKEVTTEPAFPQDKLDLALTQARSGISRRNDDANGVASREFNNLIYGEKTPYGDNTEYATLANIKRADLVAFHDRYFFPANAMISVQGDIDTAEVKAMLTKLFADWTVQRPAVPPFPAVTKQKAAGVYIADKSDSEQTFFRIGQLGGKLSDKDYPVLDVMADILGGGFSSRLFQKVRSDASLAYSIGSDWRPSYLHEGTFVIQGSTNAETTEEAIAASLKEVKRMREEMVGPGELEAAKQRVANSFVFNFDSPSKTLGRMMTYQYYGYPADFINQYKDAVQKVTPQEILRVAKEYIKPEEFTIVAVGQTGKFAAKLGKLGEVKKLDLTIPQPKVETAKADQKSLAAGKAALDKVAAAVGGKAAIAGVNDYSQSINSEINMGGNKVNVKQVNMWMKPAVFRQESAFPFGKVIAFFDGEKGFLKTPQGEQPLAGPFAAQVKGQMQRDYLSLLQSNDMAGRSVNLVKEGELEIQDGAHPVIHYFYDPKTMLPLKITFAEGGANVELAYVGLMDVSGLKMPAQLKITQNGQVATTMTVTEWKINSGLSMAAMSAKE
- a CDS encoding sensor histidine kinase, with translation MLRVACTADHEEVAVLELRFAATEPVLPDAGAVAANTSDILALLLREEAKRDRLESLLWRRAGHDLRGPLVSISNLAELVQLRGGQTLEPRLIEMFGLIRQQASGLDVTVTSLVKYLSQSTACTVTTEWSSFASGVDYAVTRNEELVIRSEAKIECSALPLVRLEEGDLMRVVNEIILNCLQFRSQDAPHIRISSPSRLANMVLVEIHDNSALFVRNQPDDLFAPFIRSGAVAGPDNGMGLALARKVVERYGGGMSAVSDAEGSTISLRLPA
- a CDS encoding response regulator, whose amino-acid sequence is MFTLLSELERRMESSIMPDSGRLRLLLVEDSPADVFLVREALSLHLPQADISVATDGELALHAFESKNEGGPHCPDLLLLDLNLPKRTGAEVLARFRQHCTNSPVIVITSSDSAADRARVASLGANYYFRKPSSYDEFMKLGEVARRLWENYSPAACRVTPEV
- a CDS encoding response regulator — encoded protein: MDKIQFEIVVTEDNPADRMLLEETLRFHNVPCKTHWMNNGRQFLNYAKLACQENTLPGPDLIILDWTLPDHGSAELIEEIRKSPRCANAPILVFTSAISPSDRKAAIAAGATRFLSKPARLQEYMEIGKEILQLLREYRDKPVSSQEDR
- a CDS encoding sensor histidine kinase produces the protein MSEPILLLVVDDQKANRDARTRVLEEGGYCTQEAPTGLEALAKIRELHPAMVLLDVDLPDISSLEICRKIRNAPETADTVILQISASAVSPSQRAAGLTNGADGYLMEPVDAEVLLATVNALLRMRTAERRLHQLNESLHQSNEALSRANEALLRSNDDLMRFSYSASHDLQEPLRTIHCFTDLLKRDYQGQLDDRAAQYLYHIQSGVERMGNLIRGLLSFASVAHSESNDCIIDLKVVLQAALENLGLAIAETKAEITCEELPLVIGNEVLLTQLFQNLLSNAIKYRGAERPLKIHIGVECTRGNFVCCLITDNGIGVEPQFHNRIFAPFSRLQESDAGGSGIGLTTCRRIVERLGGAIWLESAGRDQGCTFYFTLRTSDGNHGQDTI
- a CDS encoding ThuA domain-containing protein, whose amino-acid sequence is MHPFSTWTRGQFLLSPLFVSAAHPAPKIVFVCGDHEYSGEITLPLFAKELTARYGLDCQILRSSPDQNAETNIPGLEALDSASLAIFFLRWRQLPQSQLVYIDRYIHSHKPIIGLRTSSHAFHYAATEELSMWNRWASDVFGAPPGWEVDGHTHYGHQSTTRVSLNPKYKRHPILRDLPAEFTAPSWLYKVAPKYPPDEAQVLLWGDAINPNKPSIRNPVAWTWRNAFGANAFYTSLGHPGDFALEPFQRLLVNAIYSSLGRKHPKSWTGPMPIRVPYRGIVKS
- a CDS encoding DinB family protein, with the translated sequence MKKSLFSVFALALAVSAQSMPDAKENPIAAAGARMYTQLANNITKSIEKMPEDKFSFRATDDTRTFGQFVAHIADANYSYCTPVSGGTKPASFEKGTITKESLIAAWKGANAECTKAWSMTTDKVLAETKKMGTREVVAAQLLFGNISHTNEHYGNLVTLMRLNHLVPPSSEGR
- a CDS encoding amidohydrolase family protein, translated to MRIDSHQHYWNPDLISYPWMPPAPNPLRRNYLPADLEPTLTQNNFDGSVVVQAAQVPEEATWLLNLANQHKSILGIVAWVDLQDPNVGKVLDQLQKHPKFVGVRHLVHDEPDVQWMLQPAVIRGLKELESRKVPYDLLLRPSHLPYIPALIEKLPDLPMVVDHIAKPYIKEAVFDGWAQDMERIAKHPKLFCKVSGMITEAEPKSWKAEQLTPYVQHVLKLFGFDRLMFGSDWPVCTLAGTWKEVLAAFTQALGPQDANERAKILGSTAARFYGLKI
- a CDS encoding S9 family peptidase, whose amino-acid sequence is MRAILLGLSFAFCSWAATGLGPDTLWDWRNVAAPKISPDGSKIVYQIEWADRMTDAFHSNLWMVHADGSGNRPLTQGKQRDTGVVWSPDGKRIAYLSTKSGRPQIVVRWMENGDEAQITNLETAPSDLSWSPDSQWIAYFSRVPVKAKWSVKSTPPPPGATWTAGPSVVTKLKWRQDGIAGAGLVPESVGHLFVIAADGGAARQVTSGDYQHSGPASWTPDGKTVVLSAARREDADAVLYPEDLYAIDIATGNARVLVQRNGPEISAVVSPDGKWIAFLGFEDRGNSHHSNRLWVVGIDGKGLQLLGASLERDSVSPVWKPDSSGVYAVVESSGESHLYLAALKGGIEKLTSGTQRFSTGYAVADRFSIAKNGTVAITSSGPLEPKDVYAIVRGAAPLRLTQVNEGLMAGHSIGKTEALHWKSFDGQPIQGWVIYPPDFDAGKKYPLILDIHGGPHAMYGVEFQHQMQMFASRGFVVLYANPRGSTGYGEVFGNVIHAKYPGDDYQDLMLGVDAIVAKGSIDPKRLYVTGGSGGGLLTAWIVTKTDRFAAAVSQYPVSNWFTQTGSADIGLLMTRWMKAMPWANPQQYIERSPVFFADKIKTPTMVLTGEEDWRTPIAQSEELYFAMKVRGVDTVLVRFPKEPHGIRGAFPSHRILKVEHILGWFERHSP